The Noviherbaspirillum saxi genome includes a window with the following:
- a CDS encoding DUF192 domain-containing protein has product MRYISMRPRILVKAATGLLFCMLSVATAAQQTARFPTISLTAGIHVIKAEVAAKDAERQQGLMYREKMGVNEGMVFLFEAPAGVCMWMKNTYIPLSVAFIDDDGKIINIEDMQPQTTESHCAKKPIRYALEMNQGWFKQKNIKPGMVIGGLPKP; this is encoded by the coding sequence ATGCGATACATCTCCATGAGACCCAGGATCCTCGTCAAGGCTGCCACAGGCTTGCTGTTTTGCATGCTGTCAGTTGCAACCGCCGCTCAGCAAACAGCCCGCTTCCCAACAATTTCACTTACTGCCGGTATTCATGTAATCAAGGCCGAGGTGGCTGCGAAAGATGCGGAACGTCAGCAAGGTCTGATGTACCGTGAAAAGATGGGTGTCAATGAGGGAATGGTTTTCCTGTTTGAAGCGCCAGCAGGGGTTTGCATGTGGATGAAAAATACCTACATCCCGTTATCGGTTGCGTTTATCGATGACGATGGAAAGATCATCAATATCGAGGACATGCAGCCGCAAACGACCGAATCGCATTGCGCAAAGAAGCCTATTCGCTATGCGCTGGAAATGAACCAGGGTTGGTTCAAGCAAAAAAATATCAAGCCAGGAATGGTCATTGGCGGATTACCAAAGCCATAG